A genomic stretch from Setaria italica strain Yugu1 chromosome VII, Setaria_italica_v2.0, whole genome shotgun sequence includes:
- the LOC101778458 gene encoding senescence-specific cysteine protease SAG39, producing MATPKALLLAALCCACFFAAVLAARELSDDSAMVARHEQWMAQHGRLYKDDAEKARRFEVFKTNVKFIETFNAAGNRKFWLGVNQFADLTNDEFRATKTNKGFNPNAVKVPTGFRYANVSTDALPATVDWRTKGAVTPIKDQGQCGCCWAFSAVAAMEGIVKISTGKLISLSEQELVDCDVHGEDQGCNGGEMDDAFTFIIKNGGLTTESSYPYAAQDGQCKAGSNSAATIKGYEDVPANDEAALMKAVANQPVSVAVDGGDMTFQFYSGGVMTGSCGTDLDHGIAAIGYGTASDGTKYWLLKNSWGTTWGENGFLRMEKDISDKRGMCGLAMQPSYPTE from the exons ATGGCCACCCCAAAGGCTTTGCTCCTTGCCGCCCTCTGCTGCGCCTGCTTCTTCGCTGCTGTCTTGGCAGCTCGCGAGCTGAGTGACGACTCGGCCATGGTGGCGAGGCACGAGCAGTGGATGGCCCAGCACGGCCGCCTCTACAAGGACGATGCTGAGAAGGCGAGGCGGTTCGAGGTGTTCAAGACCAATGTCAAGTTCATCGAGACCTTCAATGCCGCTGGGAACCGCAAGTTCTGGCTTGGCGTCAACCAGTTTGCTGACCTCACCAACGATGAGTTCAGAGCCACCAAGACGAACAAGGGGTTTAATCCAAATGCGGTGAAGGTGCCTACCGGATTCAGGTATGCGAATGTTAGCACTGATGCGCTTCCAGCAACAGTGGACTGGAGGACCAAGGGTGCTGTCACTCCCATCAAGGATCAAGGCCAGTGTG GATGCTGTTGGGCGTTCTCGGCTGTGGCTGCCATGGAGGGCATTGTCAAGATAAGCACCGGcaagctcatctcactttcAGAGCAAGAGCTGGTGGACTGTGACGTCCATGGCGAGGACCAGGGCTGTAACGGTGGTGAGATGGACGACGCCTTCACGTTCATCATCAAGAACGGTGGCCTTACCACTGAGTCCAGCTACCCTTACGCTGCACAAGATGGCCAGTGCAAGGCCGGATCCAATAGCGCCGCAACCATCAAGGGCTACGAGGATGTGCCGGCTAATGACGAGGCTGCCCTCATGAAGGCGGTAGCTAACCAGCCTGTGTCAGTGGCGGTAGATGGCGGAGACATGACATTTCAATTCTACTCTGGTGGTGTGATGACCGGTTCTTGCGGCACTGACTTGGACCATGGCATTGCAGCCATTGGTTATGGAACGGCGAGCGACGGCACCAAGTATtggctgcttaagaactcttgGGGCACAACCTGGGGTGAGAATGGATTCCTGAGAATGGAGAAGGACATCTCCGATAAGAGGGGAATGTGTGGTCTTGCAATGCAGCCATCCTACCCGACTGAGTAG
- the LOC101778856 gene encoding crocetin glucosyltransferase 2 encodes MDSMSKLESSGKALTTATTSCSGRDRGGAHVLLVPLPAQGHMNPMLQFGHRLAYHGFRPTLVTTRYVLSTSPSAGEPFPVAAISDGFDDGGMDSCPDPVEYCRRLEAIGSETLARVIDAEARAGRPVAVMVYDPHMSWARRVASAAGVPTAAFLSQACVVDLIYGEVWAGRAPLPMTDGSALRRRGVIGVDLGAEDLPPFVVAPDLYPQYLKVSIRQFDGIEDADDVFINSFRDLEPQEAEYMERTWRAKTIGPTLPSFYLDDGRLPSNKTYGVSFFSSSAPSMEWLDEQPTCSVVLASYGTVYRLDANELDELGNGLCDSGKPFLWVVRPNEVGKLSQDLRGKCSEKGLIVSRCPQLEVLAHKATGCFLTHCGWNSTTEAIVAGVPLVAMPRSADQMTAAKYVESAWGIGLRMLSDEKGCLRREEVERCIREVMDGERKGEYRQNAAKWMDKAKAAMQEGGSSDKNIAEFAAKYLSA; translated from the exons ATGGATAGCATGAGCAAACTGGAGAGCTCGGGCAAAGCGCTGACCACGGCGACGACCTCCTGCTCCGGCCGAGATCGCGGCGGCGCCCATGTCCTCCTGGTGCCGCTGCCGGCGCAGGGCCACATGAACCCGATGCTCCAGTTCGGCCACCGCCTCGCGTACCACGGCTTCCGTCCCACGCTCGTCACCACCCGGTACGTCCTCTCCACCTCACCATCCGCCGGTGAGCCCTTCCCCGTAGCGGCCATCTCCGACGGCTTCGACGATGGCGGCATGGACTCGTGCCCGGACCCCGTGGAGTACTGCCGCCGGCTGGAGGCCATCGGGTCCGAGACGCTGGCGCGGGTCATCGACGCCGAGGCGCGGGCAGGGAGGCCCGTGGCGGTCATGGTTTACGACCCGCACATGTCGTgggcgcggcgggtggcgagcgccgccggcgtcccgaCGGCGGCGTTCCTGTCACAGGCGTGCGTGGTGGACCTCATCTACGGGGAGGTGTGGGCGGGGCGCGCGCCGCTGCCGATGACGGACGGGAgcgcgctgcggcggcggggcgtgATCGGCGTCGACCTCGGAGCAGAGGACCTGCCGCCGTTCGTGGTGGCGCCGGACCTGTACCCACAGTACCTCAAGGTGTCGATCCGGCAGTTCGACGGCAtcgaggacgccgacgacgtCTTCATCAACTCCTTCCGAGACCTTGAACCACAG GAAGCAGAGTACATGGAGAGGACATGGCGCGCGAAGACTATCGGCCCGACGTTGCCGTCTTTCTACCTCGACGACGGCCGCCTGCCATCCAACAAGACCTACGGTGTCAGCTTCTTCAGCAGCAGTGCACCATCAATGGAGTGGCTGGATGAGCAGCCCACTTGCTCTGTCGTCCTCGCTTCCTACGGGACCGTCTACCGCCTCGACGCCAATGAGCTAGATGAGCTCGGCAATGGACTCTGCGATTCCGGCAAGCCGTTCCTCTGGGTCGTGAGGCCCAACGAGGTGGGAAAGCTATCACAAGATCTTCGTGGCAAGTGCAGTGAGAAGGGACTCATTGTGTCCCGGTGCCCCCAGCTTGAGGTCTTGGCACACAAGGCAACAG GTTGTTTCTTGACACACTGCGGATGGAACTCGACAACGGAGGCGATTGTTGCTGGTGTACCGTTGGTGGCAATGCCGCGATCGGCAGACCAGATGACAGCAGCAAAGTACGTGGAGAGCGCTTGGGGGATCGGTCTGCGGATGCTTTCTGATGAGAAGGGCTGTCTGAGGAGGGAGGAGGTCGAGAGGTGCATCAGAGAAGTGATGGATGGGGAGAGGAAAGGGGAGTACAGGCAGAATGCGGCAAAATGGATGGACAAGGCCAAGGCGGCGATGCAGGAAGGAGGGAGCTCAGATAAGAATATTGCAGAGTTTGCAGCCAAGTATTTGTCAGCTTAA
- the LOC101764815 gene encoding UDP-glycosyltransferase 74F2, which yields MDGAVTTVVVQGGAADGSGVHVLLLPFPGMQGHANPMLQLGHRLAYHGLRPTLVVSRHALSTATTTSAPCPFPVATISDGFDAGGIASCPDTAKYLRRMEAAGSETLAGLLDAEARAGRPVRVLVYDSHLPWARRVARGAGVAAAAFMTQMCAVDLVYAEVWAGRAALPLADGGALRGRLGVELGPDDVPPFLAAPQWYPAFTESALSQFDGLEYADDVLVNSLRGPGNEKKLFAENSICCASNVGCFLTHCGWNSTIESIATGVPMVAMPQWADQPTTAKYVESAWGIGLRMRKGLVKREEVERCISEVMEGERKQEYRRNAAQLRHRAKEAMQEGGNSDKNITEFAAKYLSM from the coding sequence ATGGACGGCGCGGTCACCACAGTCGTCGTCcaaggcggcgccgccgacggctcCGGCGTGCACGTCCTCCTCCTGCCGTTCCCTGGGATGCAGGGCCACGCCAACCCCATGCTCCAGCTCGGCCACCGGCTGGCCTACCACGGCCTCCGCCCCACCCTCGTCGTCTCCCGCCACGccctctccaccgccaccaccacctccgcgcCGTGCCCGTTCCCCGTGGCCACCATCTCGGACGGCTTCGACGCTGGCGGGATCGCGTCGTGCCCGGACACCGCCAAGTACCTCCGCcggatggaggcggcggggtcggaGACGCTGGCGGGGCTCCTCGACGCCGAGGCCCGCGCGGGGCGGCCCGTCCGGGTGCTCGTGTACGACTCGCACCTGCCGTGGGCGCGGCGCgtggcgcgcggcgccggcgtggcggcggccgcgttcATGACGCAGATGTGCGCGGTGGACCTCGTCTACGCCGAGGTGtgggcggggcgggcggcgtTGCCGCTGGCGGACGGTGGCGCGCTGCGGGGGAGGCTCGGCGTCGAGCTGGGCCCCGACGACGTGCCGCCGTTCCTGGCGGCGCCCCAGTGGTACCCGGCGTTCACGGAGTCCGCGCTGAGCcagttcgacgggctggagtACGCTGACGACGTGCTCGTCAACTCCTTAAGAGGTCCAGGAAATGAGAAAAAATTGTTTGCTGAAAATTCAATATGTTGTGCATCGAATGTAGGTTGTTTTCTAACACATTGTGGGTGGAACTCAACAATTGAATCAATTGCTACTGGTGTTCCAATGGTGGCAATGCCCCAATGGGCGGACCAGCCGACAACGGCAAAGTATGTGGAGAGCGCATGGGGAATTGGGTTGCGCATGCGGAAGGGTTTAGTTAAGAGGGAAGAGGTGGAGAGGTGTATAAGTGAGGTCATGGAAGGAGAGAGGAAGCAGGAGTACAGGAGGAATGCTGCTCAATTGAGGCACAGGGCCAAAGAAGCTATGCAGGAAGGAGGCAACTCTGACAAGAATATTACAGAATTTGCAGCCAAGTATTTATCAATGTAG
- the LOC101779263 gene encoding senescence-specific cysteine protease SAG39 → MVSSKAFLLAILGCACLCSSILAARELSDAAMVERHEKWMVEYGRVYKDTAEKAQRFEVFKDNVAFIESFNAGNTKFWLAVNQFADLTNDEFRATKANKGFKPISTSVPTGFKYENLSVNALPTTVDWRTKGAVTPIKNQGQCGCCWAFSAVAAMEGIVKLSTGSLISLSEQELVDCDTHSMDEGCEGGWMDSAFEFVIKNGGLTTESNYPYKAVDGKCKGGSKSAATIKGHEDVPVNNEAALMKAVANQPVSVAVDAGDRTFMFYSGGVMTGTCGTELDHGIAAIGYGVESDGTKYWLLKNSWGTTWGEKGFLRMEKDISDKRGMCGLAMKPSYPIE, encoded by the exons ATGGTCAGCTCCAAGGCTTTCCTCCTTGCCATCCTTGGATGCGCCTGCTTGTGCAGTTCTATCCTAGCAGCTCGTGAGCTGAGCGATGCGGCCATGGTGGAGAGGCACGAGAAGTGGATGGTAGAGTATGGCCGTGTGTACAAAGACACAGCTGAGAAGGCGCAGCGGTTTGAGGTGTTCAAGGATAATGTTGCGTTCATTGAGTCGTTCAATGCTGGGAACACCAAGTTCTGGCTTGCTGTCAACCAGTTCGCTGACCTCACCAACGATGAGTTCAGAGCTACCAAAGCCAATAAAGGTTTCAAACCAATTTCGACAAGTGTTCCAACTGGATTCAAGTATGAGAATTTGAGTGTCAATGCGCTTCCAACAACCGTCGACTGGAGGACCAAGGGTGCAGTCACACCTATCAAGAaccaaggccaatgtg GTTGCTGCTGGGCATTCTCCGCTGTAGCTGCCATGGAGGGCATTGTCAAGCTGAGCACCGGCAGCCTCATCTCACTCTCCGAGCAAGAACTGGTAGATTGTGACACCCACAGCATGGACGAGGGTTGCGAAGGGGGCTGGATGGACAGTGCCTTTGAATTTGTCATCAAGAACGGTGGCCTCACCACTGAGTCCAACTATCCATACAAGGCAGTAGATGGCAAGTGCAAGGGTGGATCCAAGAGCGCTGCAACCATCAAAGGTCACGAGGATGTGCCAGTCAACAACGAGGCGGCACTTATGAAAGCGGTGGCCAACCAACCCGTGTCGGTTGCGGTTGATGCAGGTGATAGAACATTTATGTTTTACTCTGGTGGTGTGATGACTGGCACCTGTGGCACTGAACTTGACCATGGGATCGCCGCAATCGGGTATGGCGTGGAGAGTGATGGCACAAAGTATTGGCTTTTGAAGAACTCATGGGGCACCACATGGGGAGAGAAGGGATTCCTAAGGATGGAGAAGGACATTTCTGACAAACGGGGCATGTGTGGCCTTGCCATGAAGCCTTCCTACCCGATTGAGTAG